Proteins co-encoded in one Methylomonas albis genomic window:
- a CDS encoding CvpA family protein: MLDIVPWAKLLWVDYVIVSIIAISAIMGLLRGFIKEAFALALWMVAVWVAIQYCRDVSVLLQSTISFPSARIAAAFALLFFTTLILGSLISFLLSQLIEKTGLTGSDRLLGMLFGIARGAVLVSLLVMLAGLTPLPEDPWWKQSLLIPPFQALAVWLKAHMPTGLADYIHYR, encoded by the coding sequence ATGTTGGATATTGTGCCTTGGGCTAAGCTATTGTGGGTGGATTACGTCATTGTTTCTATTATCGCGATTTCGGCGATAATGGGCCTATTGCGCGGATTTATTAAAGAAGCGTTTGCGCTAGCACTGTGGATGGTGGCGGTTTGGGTAGCAATACAGTACTGCCGTGATGTCTCGGTACTACTGCAATCCACCATCAGTTTTCCTTCCGCCAGAATCGCTGCCGCTTTCGCCTTATTATTTTTCACGACCTTGATTTTGGGTAGTTTAATCAGCTTTTTGCTGAGCCAGCTGATAGAAAAGACCGGCTTGACCGGTAGTGATCGTTTGCTGGGTATGTTATTCGGTATTGCCCGCGGGGCGGTACTGGTTTCTCTATTGGTGATGCTGGCCGGCTTAACGCCGTTACCGGAAGATCCCTGGTGGAAACAATCCCTTCTCATTCCTCCGTTCCAAGCCTTGGCAGTGTGGTTG